A stretch of Episyrphus balteatus chromosome 2, idEpiBalt1.1, whole genome shotgun sequence DNA encodes these proteins:
- the LOC129910854 gene encoding 60S ribosomal protein L28, translating to MATSSSHLNWLIVRNNNAFLLKKTDIKKPFSTEPNNLTNISSYRYSGLVHKKTLGVIPAKKGFTVCMKKGKYQNRPSKNSVRVTMKAGPRRSLKKLRNLLTGNKYRSDLKQAALRKASAILRSQKPAPVKKTKKAE from the exons ATGGCCACCTCATCGTCGCACCTTAATTGGTTGATTGTCCGCAACAACAAtgcttttttgttgaaaaagacCGACATCAAAAAACCCTTCAGCACT GAACCAAACAATCTGACAAACATTAGTTCGTACAGATACAGTGGTTTGGTACACAAGAAGACCCTTGGAGTTATTCCAGCCAAAAAGGGCTTTACAGTATGCATGAAGAAAGGTAAATACCAAAACCGCCCATCAAAGAATAGCGTTCGTGTGACCATGAAGGCCGGACCTAGGCGCTCTTTGAAAAAGTTGAGGAATTTGCTTACCGGCAACAAGTACCGTTCAGATTTGAAGCAG GCTGCTTTACGCAAAGCTTCAGCTATCTTGAGGTCACAAAAGCCAGCCCCAGTCAAGAAGACTAAGAAGGCCGAATAA